CCGAGGGTGCGTTTCTCGAATATGCGCGCGTGCTCGATAACTATTACGGCACCGAAATTCGCGAGCTCGAACGCATTTTCGATTCGGGTAAATACCCGATTCTCGACATCGACGTGCAGGGGGCGCAGACGCTGCGCGGCAAGGTGCGGCGCATGGTGAGTCTCTTTATTATTCCCCCTGACATGCAAGAGCTCGAACGCCGTCTCAGGGCGCGCGGTTCTGAGAGCGAGGCCGAGATTCAGAGCAGGCTGCAGCTTGCGCGTCTCGAAATCATGGAAAAAGAAAACTTTGACTATGTCGTGGTGAACGACGACCTCATGCAGGCAGCCGAAGAGCTTGCGAAGATCGTCAGAGCGCACATGGTCTGACGCCATGAAGCCGAAGGTCATCGTCGTCACGGGGGCGACCGCAAGCGGCAAATCGGCCTTTATCTACGACCAGCTCGGCGATCTGCCGCTCATGCTCATCAACGCCGATTCGCGGCAGGTTTACGCCGATCTGCCTGTCAGCTCTGCATCACCCACGGCGAAAGA
The sequence above is a segment of the Turneriella parva DSM 21527 genome. Coding sequences within it:
- the gmk gene encoding guanylate kinase gives rise to the protein MFERPLFVISAPSGAGKNSLINVLLQKEPRLSHSISSTTRRQRGTEQEGVNYYFLSREEFEKRVAEGAFLEYARVLDNYYGTEIRELERIFDSGKYPILDIDVQGAQTLRGKVRRMVSLFIIPPDMQELERRLRARGSESEAEIQSRLQLARLEIMEKENFDYVVVNDDLMQAAEELAKIVRAHMV